In the genome of Spirochaetia bacterium, one region contains:
- the rpmF gene encoding 50S ribosomal protein L32, which yields MATPKYKTSKSRAASRKAANMKLKAPTLVECSTCGNLILPHRVCPNCGYYKGEQIIDTSSK from the coding sequence ATGGCAACACCGAAATATAAGACATCAAAGTCAAGGGCTGCTTCCCGTAAGGCTGCCAACATGAAGCTCAAAGCTCCTACGTTGGTGGAATGTTCTACTTGCGGTAACCTTATCCTGCCTCACAGAGTATGCCCTAATTGTGGGTATTACAAGGGTGAGCAGATTATTGACACAAGCAGCAAATAA
- the acpP gene encoding acyl carrier protein gives MNNEMFEQVKALIAEKLDVDPEKVTMDASFRKDLGADSLDTYELIYAIEEEMGIAIPDEKANEFETVKDAVDYLSSQKN, from the coding sequence ATGAACAATGAAATGTTTGAACAGGTAAAGGCATTGATTGCTGAGAAACTTGATGTGGATCCCGAAAAGGTCACCATGGATGCCTCTTTCCGCAAGGATTTAGGGGCAGACAGCTTGGATACCTATGAACTGATTTATGCCATTGAAGAAGAAATGGGCATTGCCATTCCTGATGAGAAGGCCAATGAGTTCGAAACTGTCAAGGATGCGGTCGATTACCTTTCTTCTCAAAAAAACTGA
- the rnc gene encoding ribonuclease III, producing MINAKVGQAPPVSAERTRELVSFQRKLGVQVEDVNMFNLAFTHRSYTNECPDATDNNERLEFLGDSVLSLSVSDWLFLNLPAKHEGDFSRIRSAVVSEDSLYEVAVQLGVGELLLVGKGERITGGKKKKAILSDCMEAIFGCVYLDQGFFVAKELIERLMVGQIQAYFSHKLVRDYKTAVQEYSQKEWKCVPEYELVKTEGPDHKRVFFMNIKLNGTVFGPASGQNKKQAQQNAAKLAFEALTAEGHQLDC from the coding sequence ATGATTAATGCCAAAGTTGGACAAGCTCCCCCTGTCTCTGCTGAGAGAACGCGGGAGCTTGTAAGTTTTCAAAGGAAACTGGGTGTTCAGGTCGAGGATGTCAATATGTTCAACCTTGCCTTTACACACAGGTCCTATACCAATGAATGTCCGGACGCGACTGACAACAATGAACGTCTGGAATTCCTAGGGGATTCCGTGCTTAGCCTTTCGGTAAGTGATTGGCTGTTTCTCAACCTTCCTGCAAAGCATGAAGGTGATTTTTCCCGTATAAGAAGCGCTGTCGTCAGTGAAGATTCACTGTACGAAGTAGCCGTACAGCTTGGTGTCGGTGAATTGCTTTTGGTCGGCAAGGGGGAACGGATTACCGGAGGGAAGAAAAAGAAAGCTATCCTTTCGGACTGCATGGAAGCCATCTTCGGATGCGTATATCTTGACCAAGGGTTCTTTGTTGCAAAGGAACTGATTGAAAGATTGATGGTAGGTCAGATACAGGCATATTTTTCCCATAAGCTTGTAAGGGATTATAAGACTGCTGTCCAGGAGTATTCCCAGAAAGAATGGAAATGTGTACCTGAATATGAACTGGTCAAGACGGAAGGTCCTGATCACAAGCGTGTCTTTTTCATGAACATCAAGCTCAATGGAACAGTCTTCGGACCTGCTTCCGGCCAAAACAAGAAGCAAGCCCAGCAGAATGCTGCGAAATTAGCTTTCGAGGCTCTTACAGCAGAGGGACACCAGCTGGATTGCTGA
- a CDS encoding CCA tRNA nucleotidyltransferase, which yields MKTFPLNADVRALSHIFKINGYSLYIVGGAVRDFLLGNKIQDFDFTTDAKPQQVMRLFSRTIPTGLKHGTVTVLFHGHSYEVTTFRTDEGYSDGRHPDKVSFVPSLEEDLKRRDFTINALAADMESGKIIDLHEGIQDLKRKSIRAIGESRQRFTEDGLRIMRACRFASCLGFDIEQGTFNAMEACRDNLKNVSKERIREEFYKLLMGKQARKGLQLMLDSHVMNQVLPEIAELAGIEQGGFHHEDVLEHTLSAVDVATQLDYPLPVRIAALLHDIGKKETQQEDAARSQEDGRKAYSFHGHELVSERKAHTILRRLKDSNEQIDLVCNLVRNHMFHYTPDWSDGAVRRFINRVGRSNLDYLYQLRMCDAKAIDNRANWSCIGELEQRVSALLERNEALTLSDLAVNGKDLMEAGIPAGPAMGQVLQQLLETVLDDPAQNTKGTLLGIATAYYATYLA from the coding sequence ATGAAAACTTTTCCTCTCAACGCAGATGTCAGGGCTCTCTCCCACATATTCAAGATCAATGGGTATAGCCTTTACATAGTTGGTGGTGCCGTCCGTGATTTCTTGCTTGGAAACAAGATACAGGATTTTGACTTTACGACCGACGCAAAACCGCAGCAAGTGATGCGCCTGTTCTCCAGGACTATTCCGACCGGCCTCAAGCACGGGACGGTCACCGTCCTGTTCCATGGGCATTCATATGAAGTCACTACGTTCCGTACCGACGAAGGCTATTCAGATGGCCGTCACCCTGACAAGGTCAGTTTCGTTCCCAGCCTCGAAGAAGACCTAAAGAGAAGAGACTTCACGATCAACGCTCTCGCCGCTGATATGGAATCTGGAAAAATCATTGACCTCCATGAGGGTATACAGGATCTGAAGAGGAAAAGCATACGGGCAATCGGAGAGAGCAGGCAACGCTTTACCGAAGACGGGCTGAGGATCATGAGAGCCTGCCGTTTTGCATCTTGTCTTGGCTTTGACATAGAGCAAGGGACTTTCAATGCAATGGAAGCCTGCAGGGATAATCTCAAAAACGTATCAAAGGAACGGATCAGAGAAGAATTCTACAAGCTGTTGATGGGAAAACAAGCCAGAAAGGGTCTGCAGCTCATGCTGGATAGCCATGTCATGAATCAGGTATTGCCTGAAATTGCAGAACTGGCCGGTATTGAACAGGGAGGCTTCCATCATGAGGATGTCCTGGAACACACACTGTCTGCCGTGGATGTTGCAACACAACTTGATTATCCGCTTCCTGTACGAATCGCGGCCCTGTTGCATGACATAGGCAAAAAAGAAACACAGCAGGAAGATGCTGCACGTAGCCAGGAAGATGGCAGGAAAGCCTATTCCTTCCATGGACATGAGCTGGTTTCTGAACGGAAGGCACATACTATCCTTCGTAGGTTGAAGGACTCCAACGAACAAATAGACTTGGTATGCAATCTTGTCAGGAACCACATGTTCCATTACACACCGGACTGGAGTGATGGAGCCGTCCGACGATTCATCAACAGAGTAGGCAGAAGCAACCTGGACTACCTGTACCAGCTGCGCATGTGTGATGCAAAAGCCATTGACAATAGGGCCAACTGGAGTTGCATCGGAGAATTGGAACAACGGGTTTCTGCACTGCTGGAAAGAAATGAGGCACTTACGCTCAGCGACCTTGCAGTCAATGGCAAGGATCTCATGGAAGCAGGTATCCCTGCAGGACCAGCAATGGGACAAGTACTCCAGCAATTGCTGGAGACAGTCCTTGATGACCCTGCACAAAACACAAAGGGAACACTGCTTGGAATTGCTACCGCCTACTATGCCACTTATCTGGCATGA